The following coding sequences are from one Oryzias melastigma strain HK-1 linkage group LG20, ASM292280v2, whole genome shotgun sequence window:
- the tfr1b gene encoding transferrin receptor 1b isoform X1 gives MCQSQGPGAGSGPPAAMDRVRSAFNGVMRSERYSRFTLQPSENGERHAEVKLSEDDVVEEHDSPSFRLAPPQQNRRSLIFLVLAAMLLLLFGFIVGYATSSKHQAEPPVCNQTTQSSETARTPAPTKVQPADVPPQLSWKDLTKALADQLTKETLQKTLGTLDLKSRSAGSVEDISLGNRIFEQFAALQMNPWTDVHYVQLQKPDRTRPNQVLFGSEVFKPRGFLAYSATGRAQGRLVYANYGRQTDLDLVEKIVELNGSVLLIRAGNFSFAEQVENAASRGASAVLIYPDVEDFNLNDDVELYGHVHLGSGDPYTPGFPSFNHTQFSPTRSSGLPKILAQTIPAKTAKSLFKQIGGPVASAGFKGKFTSVTYSLGGVQNITVEVNNQLVNTEIHNIFGVIKGFSDPDRFVVLGAQRDAWGPGYAKATVGSSVLLELAKAFNAMVETGGFRPRRSIMFASWSGGEYGSIGATEWLEGYMSSLDKKAFTYISLDGMVMGRGSLIASASPLLHSLMEDTMKEVEASKFIASGTLYDVMGGARWEEKVMRPMAVDDPAYPFMAFSGIPSVSFHFITNDAEYYAYYGTLLDNKDHLNYQTNQHTSEIAAMAARFAGQMALRLVHDHLLSLDVSRYVGVLTRDVSRVYKRVRTLSQSGTLNGVSPDWLSRAQGSFQRAAESIRSAVQNTDVTDPEGCRILNDRIMTVEHCLLSPYLSPVETPFRHLVFGRGNHTLASMAASTDMEALRTRLALATWNLQSCSNAMMGNIWELDNQI, from the exons CAGCGATGGATCGAGTGCGGTCAGCTTTTAACGGCGTG ATGAGAAGCGAGCGGTACAGCAGGTTCACCCTGCAGCCGAGTGAAAACGGAGAGCGGCACGCTGAGGTCAAGCTGTCTGAGGACGATGTCGTGGAGGAGCACGACTCGCCGAGCTTCAGGCTGGCGCCTCCGCAGCAGAACCGCCGGTCGCTCATCTTCCTGGTCCTGGCCGCCATGCTGCTTCTTCTTTTCG GCTTCATTGTTGGCTACGCCACGTCCAGCAAACATCAGGCAGAGCCGCCGGTCTGTAATCAAACGACGCAAAGCTCGGAAACCGCGAGGACTCCAGCCCCCACAAAGGTTCAGCCTGCAGACGTGCCGCCTCAGCTGAGCTGGAAGGATCTGACCAAAGCTCTTGCAGACCAACTCACCAAGGAAACTCTGCAGAAGACTCTCGG AACCTTGGACCTGAAGAGCCGCTCTGCCGGGAGCGTCGAGGACATCAGCCTGGGGAACCGGATCTTTGAGCAGTTCGCAGCGCTGCAGATGAATCCGTGGACAGACGTTCACTACGTTCAGCTGCAGAAACCCGACCG CACTCGTCCAAACCAagttctgtttggttctgaGGTCTTCAAGCCCAGAGGGTTTTTAGCGTACAGCGCCACGGGCAGAGCTCAG GGCCGGCTGGTCTACGCTAACTACGGCCGTCAGACGGATCTGGACTTGGTGGAGAAGATCGTGGAGCTGAACGGCTCTGTGCTGCTGATCCGAGCCGGGAACTTCAGCTTTGCAGAGCAG GTGGAAAATGCTGCCAGCAGAGGAGCGTCTGCGGTTCTGATCTACCCAGATGTAGAAGATTTCAATCTGAACGACGACGTCGAACTCTACGGACAC GTTCACCTGGGCTCAGGAGATCCCTACACTCCAGGATTTCCCTCCTTCAACCACACCCAGTTCTCCCCAACCCGATCCTCTGGCCTCCCCAAGATCCTGGCACAGACTATTCCTGCCAAAACGGCCAAATCTCTTTTTAA ACAAATCGGCGGTCCAGTAGCGAGCGCCGGCTTCAAAGGCAAATTCACGTCTGTGACCTACAGCCTGGGGGGCGTCCAGAACATCACCGTGGAGGTGAACAACCAGCTGGTCAACACGGAGATCCACAACATTTTCGGCGTGATTAAAGGATTCAGCGATCCCG ATCGGTTTGTTGTACTGGGGGCGCAGAGGGACGCCTGGGGGCCGGGCTACGCCAAAGCCACCGTCGGTTCCTCGGTCCTATTGGAGCTGGCCAAAGCGTTCAACGCCATGGTGGAGACGG GAGGATTCCGGCCCAGGAGGAGCATCATGTTTGCAAGCTGGAGTGGTGGAGAATATGGAAGCATTGGCGCCACCGAGTGGCTGGAG GGTTACATGTCGTCTCTTGATAAAAAGGCCTTCACCTACATCAGCCTGGACGGGATGGTCATGG GTCGCGGGAGTTTGATCGCCTCTGCCAGCCCGCTGCTCCACAGCCTGATGGAGGACACCATGAAGGAG GTTGAAGCTTCTAAGTTCATCGCTTCCGGAACGTTGTATGATGTGATGGGAGGAGCTCGCTGGGAGGAGAAGGT GATGAGGCCGATGGCTGTGGACGACCCGGCTTATCCATTCATGGCGTTCTCTGGAATTCCCTCCGTCTCCTTCCACTTCATCACCAACGAT GCTGAGTACTACGCTTACTACGGAACTTTACTGGACAACAAAGACCACCTGAACTACCAAACCAACCAGCACACGAGTGAGATCGCGGCCATGGCGGCGCGGTTCGCCGGTCAGATGGCTCTCCGGCTGGTCCACGACCACCTGCTGAGTCTGGACGTGAGCAGATACGTTGGCGTGCTCACCCGAGACGTGTCCCGTGTCTACAAGCGCGTCCGAACGCTCTCGCAG agcggcactcTGAACGGTGTCAGTCCGGATTGGCTGAGCCGAGCACAAGGCTCCTTCCAGCGAGCAGCTGAGAGCATCCGCAGCGCCGTCCAGAACACAGACGTGACGGATCCGGAGGGCTGCCGGATCTTGAACGACAGGATCATGACG GTGGAGCATTGCCTCCTCTCTCCATACTTGTCCCCCGTCGAGACTCCCTTCCGGCACCTCGTCTTCGGCCGGGGTAACCACACTTTGGCGTCCATGGCGGCGTCCACAGACATGGAGGCGCTCCGTACCCGTCTGGCTCTGGCCACCTGGAACCTGCAGTCGTGCTCCAACGCCATGATGGGAAACATCTGGGAGCTGGATAACCAAATCTGA
- the tfr1b gene encoding transferrin receptor 1b isoform X2, translated as MCQSQGPGAGSGPPAAMDRVRSAFNGVMRSERYSRFTLQPSENGERHAEVKLSEDDVVEEHDSPSFRLAPPQQNRRSLIFLVLAAMLLLLFGFIVGYATSSKHQAEPPVCNQTTQSSETARTPAPTKVQPADVPPQLSWKDLTKALADQLTKETLQKTLGTLDLKSRSAGSVEDISLGNRIFEQFAALQMNPWTDVHYVQLQKPDRTRPNQVLFGSEVFKPRGFLAYSATGRAQGRLVYANYGRQTDLDLVEKIVELNGSVLLIRAGNFSFAEQVENAASRGASAVLIYPDVEDFNLNDDVELYGHVHLGSGDPYTPGFPSFNHTQFSPTRSSGLPKILAQTIPAKTAKSLFKQIGGPVASAGFKGKFTSVTYSLGGVQNITVEVNNQLVNTEIHNIFGVIKGFSDPDRFVVLGAQRDAWGPGYAKATVGSSVLLELAKAFNAMVETGGFRPRRSIMFASWSGGEYGSIGATEWLEGYMSSLDKKAFTYISLDGMVMGRGSLIASASPLLHSLMEDTMKEVEASKFIASGMLYEVMGGARWEEKVMRPMAVDDPAYPFMAFSGIPSVSFHFITNDAEYYAYYGTLLDNKDHLNYQTNQHTSEIAAMAARFAGQMALRLVHDHLLSLDVSRYVGVLTRDVSRVYKRVRTLSQSGTLNGVSPDWLSRAQGSFQRAAESIRSAVQNTDVTDPEGCRILNDRIMTVEHCLLSPYLSPVETPFRHLVFGRGNHTLASMAASTDMEALRTRLALATWNLQSCSNAMMGNIWELDNQI; from the exons CAGCGATGGATCGAGTGCGGTCAGCTTTTAACGGCGTG ATGAGAAGCGAGCGGTACAGCAGGTTCACCCTGCAGCCGAGTGAAAACGGAGAGCGGCACGCTGAGGTCAAGCTGTCTGAGGACGATGTCGTGGAGGAGCACGACTCGCCGAGCTTCAGGCTGGCGCCTCCGCAGCAGAACCGCCGGTCGCTCATCTTCCTGGTCCTGGCCGCCATGCTGCTTCTTCTTTTCG GCTTCATTGTTGGCTACGCCACGTCCAGCAAACATCAGGCAGAGCCGCCGGTCTGTAATCAAACGACGCAAAGCTCGGAAACCGCGAGGACTCCAGCCCCCACAAAGGTTCAGCCTGCAGACGTGCCGCCTCAGCTGAGCTGGAAGGATCTGACCAAAGCTCTTGCAGACCAACTCACCAAGGAAACTCTGCAGAAGACTCTCGG AACCTTGGACCTGAAGAGCCGCTCTGCCGGGAGCGTCGAGGACATCAGCCTGGGGAACCGGATCTTTGAGCAGTTCGCAGCGCTGCAGATGAATCCGTGGACAGACGTTCACTACGTTCAGCTGCAGAAACCCGACCG CACTCGTCCAAACCAagttctgtttggttctgaGGTCTTCAAGCCCAGAGGGTTTTTAGCGTACAGCGCCACGGGCAGAGCTCAG GGCCGGCTGGTCTACGCTAACTACGGCCGTCAGACGGATCTGGACTTGGTGGAGAAGATCGTGGAGCTGAACGGCTCTGTGCTGCTGATCCGAGCCGGGAACTTCAGCTTTGCAGAGCAG GTGGAAAATGCTGCCAGCAGAGGAGCGTCTGCGGTTCTGATCTACCCAGATGTAGAAGATTTCAATCTGAACGACGACGTCGAACTCTACGGACAC GTTCACCTGGGCTCAGGAGATCCCTACACTCCAGGATTTCCCTCCTTCAACCACACCCAGTTCTCCCCAACCCGATCCTCTGGCCTCCCCAAGATCCTGGCACAGACTATTCCTGCCAAAACGGCCAAATCTCTTTTTAA ACAAATCGGCGGTCCAGTAGCGAGCGCCGGCTTCAAAGGCAAATTCACGTCTGTGACCTACAGCCTGGGGGGCGTCCAGAACATCACCGTGGAGGTGAACAACCAGCTGGTCAACACGGAGATCCACAACATTTTCGGCGTGATTAAAGGATTCAGCGATCCCG ATCGGTTTGTTGTACTGGGGGCGCAGAGGGACGCCTGGGGGCCGGGCTACGCCAAAGCCACCGTCGGTTCCTCGGTCCTATTGGAGCTGGCCAAAGCGTTCAACGCCATGGTGGAGACGG GAGGATTCCGGCCCAGGAGGAGCATCATGTTTGCAAGCTGGAGTGGTGGAGAATATGGAAGCATTGGCGCCACCGAGTGGCTGGAG GGTTACATGTCGTCTCTTGATAAAAAGGCCTTCACCTACATCAGCCTGGACGGGATGGTCATGG GTCGCGGGAGTTTGATCGCCTCTGCCAGCCCGCTGCTCCACAGCCTGATGGAGGACACCATGAAGGAG GTTGAAGCTTCTAAGTTCATCGCTTCCGGA ATGTTGTATGAGGTGATGGGAGGAGCTCGCTGGGAGGAGAAGGT GATGAGGCCGATGGCTGTGGACGACCCGGCTTATCCATTCATGGCGTTCTCTGGAATTCCCTCCGTCTCCTTCCACTTCATCACCAACGAT GCTGAGTACTACGCTTACTACGGAACTTTACTGGACAACAAAGACCACCTGAACTACCAAACCAACCAGCACACGAGTGAGATCGCGGCCATGGCGGCGCGGTTCGCCGGTCAGATGGCTCTCCGGCTGGTCCACGACCACCTGCTGAGTCTGGACGTGAGCAGATACGTTGGCGTGCTCACCCGAGACGTGTCCCGTGTCTACAAGCGCGTCCGAACGCTCTCGCAG agcggcactcTGAACGGTGTCAGTCCGGATTGGCTGAGCCGAGCACAAGGCTCCTTCCAGCGAGCAGCTGAGAGCATCCGCAGCGCCGTCCAGAACACAGACGTGACGGATCCGGAGGGCTGCCGGATCTTGAACGACAGGATCATGACG GTGGAGCATTGCCTCCTCTCTCCATACTTGTCCCCCGTCGAGACTCCCTTCCGGCACCTCGTCTTCGGCCGGGGTAACCACACTTTGGCGTCCATGGCGGCGTCCACAGACATGGAGGCGCTCCGTACCCGTCTGGCTCTGGCCACCTGGAACCTGCAGTCGTGCTCCAACGCCATGATGGGAAACATCTGGGAGCTGGATAACCAAATCTGA
- the tfr1b gene encoding transferrin receptor 1b isoform X3, with amino-acid sequence MCQSQGPGAGSGPPAMDRVRSAFNGVMRSERYSRFTLQPSENGERHAEVKLSEDDVVEEHDSPSFRLAPPQQNRRSLIFLVLAAMLLLLFGFIVGYATSSKHQAEPPVCNQTTQSSETARTPAPTKVQPADVPPQLSWKDLTKALADQLTKETLQKTLGTLDLKSRSAGSVEDISLGNRIFEQFAALQMNPWTDVHYVQLQKPDRTRPNQVLFGSEVFKPRGFLAYSATGRAQGRLVYANYGRQTDLDLVEKIVELNGSVLLIRAGNFSFAEQVENAASRGASAVLIYPDVEDFNLNDDVELYGHVHLGSGDPYTPGFPSFNHTQFSPTRSSGLPKILAQTIPAKTAKSLFKQIGGPVASAGFKGKFTSVTYSLGGVQNITVEVNNQLVNTEIHNIFGVIKGFSDPDRFVVLGAQRDAWGPGYAKATVGSSVLLELAKAFNAMVETGGFRPRRSIMFASWSGGEYGSIGATEWLEGYMSSLDKKAFTYISLDGMVMGRGSLIASASPLLHSLMEDTMKEVEASKFIASGTLYDVMGGARWEEKVMRPMAVDDPAYPFMAFSGIPSVSFHFITNDAEYYAYYGTLLDNKDHLNYQTNQHTSEIAAMAARFAGQMALRLVHDHLLSLDVSRYVGVLTRDVSRVYKRVRTLSQSGTLNGVSPDWLSRAQGSFQRAAESIRSAVQNTDVTDPEGCRILNDRIMTVEHCLLSPYLSPVETPFRHLVFGRGNHTLASMAASTDMEALRTRLALATWNLQSCSNAMMGNIWELDNQI; translated from the exons CGATGGATCGAGTGCGGTCAGCTTTTAACGGCGTG ATGAGAAGCGAGCGGTACAGCAGGTTCACCCTGCAGCCGAGTGAAAACGGAGAGCGGCACGCTGAGGTCAAGCTGTCTGAGGACGATGTCGTGGAGGAGCACGACTCGCCGAGCTTCAGGCTGGCGCCTCCGCAGCAGAACCGCCGGTCGCTCATCTTCCTGGTCCTGGCCGCCATGCTGCTTCTTCTTTTCG GCTTCATTGTTGGCTACGCCACGTCCAGCAAACATCAGGCAGAGCCGCCGGTCTGTAATCAAACGACGCAAAGCTCGGAAACCGCGAGGACTCCAGCCCCCACAAAGGTTCAGCCTGCAGACGTGCCGCCTCAGCTGAGCTGGAAGGATCTGACCAAAGCTCTTGCAGACCAACTCACCAAGGAAACTCTGCAGAAGACTCTCGG AACCTTGGACCTGAAGAGCCGCTCTGCCGGGAGCGTCGAGGACATCAGCCTGGGGAACCGGATCTTTGAGCAGTTCGCAGCGCTGCAGATGAATCCGTGGACAGACGTTCACTACGTTCAGCTGCAGAAACCCGACCG CACTCGTCCAAACCAagttctgtttggttctgaGGTCTTCAAGCCCAGAGGGTTTTTAGCGTACAGCGCCACGGGCAGAGCTCAG GGCCGGCTGGTCTACGCTAACTACGGCCGTCAGACGGATCTGGACTTGGTGGAGAAGATCGTGGAGCTGAACGGCTCTGTGCTGCTGATCCGAGCCGGGAACTTCAGCTTTGCAGAGCAG GTGGAAAATGCTGCCAGCAGAGGAGCGTCTGCGGTTCTGATCTACCCAGATGTAGAAGATTTCAATCTGAACGACGACGTCGAACTCTACGGACAC GTTCACCTGGGCTCAGGAGATCCCTACACTCCAGGATTTCCCTCCTTCAACCACACCCAGTTCTCCCCAACCCGATCCTCTGGCCTCCCCAAGATCCTGGCACAGACTATTCCTGCCAAAACGGCCAAATCTCTTTTTAA ACAAATCGGCGGTCCAGTAGCGAGCGCCGGCTTCAAAGGCAAATTCACGTCTGTGACCTACAGCCTGGGGGGCGTCCAGAACATCACCGTGGAGGTGAACAACCAGCTGGTCAACACGGAGATCCACAACATTTTCGGCGTGATTAAAGGATTCAGCGATCCCG ATCGGTTTGTTGTACTGGGGGCGCAGAGGGACGCCTGGGGGCCGGGCTACGCCAAAGCCACCGTCGGTTCCTCGGTCCTATTGGAGCTGGCCAAAGCGTTCAACGCCATGGTGGAGACGG GAGGATTCCGGCCCAGGAGGAGCATCATGTTTGCAAGCTGGAGTGGTGGAGAATATGGAAGCATTGGCGCCACCGAGTGGCTGGAG GGTTACATGTCGTCTCTTGATAAAAAGGCCTTCACCTACATCAGCCTGGACGGGATGGTCATGG GTCGCGGGAGTTTGATCGCCTCTGCCAGCCCGCTGCTCCACAGCCTGATGGAGGACACCATGAAGGAG GTTGAAGCTTCTAAGTTCATCGCTTCCGGAACGTTGTATGATGTGATGGGAGGAGCTCGCTGGGAGGAGAAGGT GATGAGGCCGATGGCTGTGGACGACCCGGCTTATCCATTCATGGCGTTCTCTGGAATTCCCTCCGTCTCCTTCCACTTCATCACCAACGAT GCTGAGTACTACGCTTACTACGGAACTTTACTGGACAACAAAGACCACCTGAACTACCAAACCAACCAGCACACGAGTGAGATCGCGGCCATGGCGGCGCGGTTCGCCGGTCAGATGGCTCTCCGGCTGGTCCACGACCACCTGCTGAGTCTGGACGTGAGCAGATACGTTGGCGTGCTCACCCGAGACGTGTCCCGTGTCTACAAGCGCGTCCGAACGCTCTCGCAG agcggcactcTGAACGGTGTCAGTCCGGATTGGCTGAGCCGAGCACAAGGCTCCTTCCAGCGAGCAGCTGAGAGCATCCGCAGCGCCGTCCAGAACACAGACGTGACGGATCCGGAGGGCTGCCGGATCTTGAACGACAGGATCATGACG GTGGAGCATTGCCTCCTCTCTCCATACTTGTCCCCCGTCGAGACTCCCTTCCGGCACCTCGTCTTCGGCCGGGGTAACCACACTTTGGCGTCCATGGCGGCGTCCACAGACATGGAGGCGCTCCGTACCCGTCTGGCTCTGGCCACCTGGAACCTGCAGTCGTGCTCCAACGCCATGATGGGAAACATCTGGGAGCTGGATAACCAAATCTGA
- the tfr1b gene encoding transferrin receptor 1b isoform X4 has protein sequence MDRVRSAFNGVMRSERYSRFTLQPSENGERHAEVKLSEDDVVEEHDSPSFRLAPPQQNRRSLIFLVLAAMLLLLFGFIVGYATSSKHQAEPPVCNQTTQSSETARTPAPTKVQPADVPPQLSWKDLTKALADQLTKETLQKTLGTLDLKSRSAGSVEDISLGNRIFEQFAALQMNPWTDVHYVQLQKPDRTRPNQVLFGSEVFKPRGFLAYSATGRAQGRLVYANYGRQTDLDLVEKIVELNGSVLLIRAGNFSFAEQVENAASRGASAVLIYPDVEDFNLNDDVELYGHVHLGSGDPYTPGFPSFNHTQFSPTRSSGLPKILAQTIPAKTAKSLFKQIGGPVASAGFKGKFTSVTYSLGGVQNITVEVNNQLVNTEIHNIFGVIKGFSDPDRFVVLGAQRDAWGPGYAKATVGSSVLLELAKAFNAMVETGGFRPRRSIMFASWSGGEYGSIGATEWLEGYMSSLDKKAFTYISLDGMVMGRGSLIASASPLLHSLMEDTMKEVEASKFIASGTLYDVMGGARWEEKVMRPMAVDDPAYPFMAFSGIPSVSFHFITNDAEYYAYYGTLLDNKDHLNYQTNQHTSEIAAMAARFAGQMALRLVHDHLLSLDVSRYVGVLTRDVSRVYKRVRTLSQSGTLNGVSPDWLSRAQGSFQRAAESIRSAVQNTDVTDPEGCRILNDRIMTVEHCLLSPYLSPVETPFRHLVFGRGNHTLASMAASTDMEALRTRLALATWNLQSCSNAMMGNIWELDNQI, from the exons ATGGATCGAGTGCGGTCAGCTTTTAACGGCGTG ATGAGAAGCGAGCGGTACAGCAGGTTCACCCTGCAGCCGAGTGAAAACGGAGAGCGGCACGCTGAGGTCAAGCTGTCTGAGGACGATGTCGTGGAGGAGCACGACTCGCCGAGCTTCAGGCTGGCGCCTCCGCAGCAGAACCGCCGGTCGCTCATCTTCCTGGTCCTGGCCGCCATGCTGCTTCTTCTTTTCG GCTTCATTGTTGGCTACGCCACGTCCAGCAAACATCAGGCAGAGCCGCCGGTCTGTAATCAAACGACGCAAAGCTCGGAAACCGCGAGGACTCCAGCCCCCACAAAGGTTCAGCCTGCAGACGTGCCGCCTCAGCTGAGCTGGAAGGATCTGACCAAAGCTCTTGCAGACCAACTCACCAAGGAAACTCTGCAGAAGACTCTCGG AACCTTGGACCTGAAGAGCCGCTCTGCCGGGAGCGTCGAGGACATCAGCCTGGGGAACCGGATCTTTGAGCAGTTCGCAGCGCTGCAGATGAATCCGTGGACAGACGTTCACTACGTTCAGCTGCAGAAACCCGACCG CACTCGTCCAAACCAagttctgtttggttctgaGGTCTTCAAGCCCAGAGGGTTTTTAGCGTACAGCGCCACGGGCAGAGCTCAG GGCCGGCTGGTCTACGCTAACTACGGCCGTCAGACGGATCTGGACTTGGTGGAGAAGATCGTGGAGCTGAACGGCTCTGTGCTGCTGATCCGAGCCGGGAACTTCAGCTTTGCAGAGCAG GTGGAAAATGCTGCCAGCAGAGGAGCGTCTGCGGTTCTGATCTACCCAGATGTAGAAGATTTCAATCTGAACGACGACGTCGAACTCTACGGACAC GTTCACCTGGGCTCAGGAGATCCCTACACTCCAGGATTTCCCTCCTTCAACCACACCCAGTTCTCCCCAACCCGATCCTCTGGCCTCCCCAAGATCCTGGCACAGACTATTCCTGCCAAAACGGCCAAATCTCTTTTTAA ACAAATCGGCGGTCCAGTAGCGAGCGCCGGCTTCAAAGGCAAATTCACGTCTGTGACCTACAGCCTGGGGGGCGTCCAGAACATCACCGTGGAGGTGAACAACCAGCTGGTCAACACGGAGATCCACAACATTTTCGGCGTGATTAAAGGATTCAGCGATCCCG ATCGGTTTGTTGTACTGGGGGCGCAGAGGGACGCCTGGGGGCCGGGCTACGCCAAAGCCACCGTCGGTTCCTCGGTCCTATTGGAGCTGGCCAAAGCGTTCAACGCCATGGTGGAGACGG GAGGATTCCGGCCCAGGAGGAGCATCATGTTTGCAAGCTGGAGTGGTGGAGAATATGGAAGCATTGGCGCCACCGAGTGGCTGGAG GGTTACATGTCGTCTCTTGATAAAAAGGCCTTCACCTACATCAGCCTGGACGGGATGGTCATGG GTCGCGGGAGTTTGATCGCCTCTGCCAGCCCGCTGCTCCACAGCCTGATGGAGGACACCATGAAGGAG GTTGAAGCTTCTAAGTTCATCGCTTCCGGAACGTTGTATGATGTGATGGGAGGAGCTCGCTGGGAGGAGAAGGT GATGAGGCCGATGGCTGTGGACGACCCGGCTTATCCATTCATGGCGTTCTCTGGAATTCCCTCCGTCTCCTTCCACTTCATCACCAACGAT GCTGAGTACTACGCTTACTACGGAACTTTACTGGACAACAAAGACCACCTGAACTACCAAACCAACCAGCACACGAGTGAGATCGCGGCCATGGCGGCGCGGTTCGCCGGTCAGATGGCTCTCCGGCTGGTCCACGACCACCTGCTGAGTCTGGACGTGAGCAGATACGTTGGCGTGCTCACCCGAGACGTGTCCCGTGTCTACAAGCGCGTCCGAACGCTCTCGCAG agcggcactcTGAACGGTGTCAGTCCGGATTGGCTGAGCCGAGCACAAGGCTCCTTCCAGCGAGCAGCTGAGAGCATCCGCAGCGCCGTCCAGAACACAGACGTGACGGATCCGGAGGGCTGCCGGATCTTGAACGACAGGATCATGACG GTGGAGCATTGCCTCCTCTCTCCATACTTGTCCCCCGTCGAGACTCCCTTCCGGCACCTCGTCTTCGGCCGGGGTAACCACACTTTGGCGTCCATGGCGGCGTCCACAGACATGGAGGCGCTCCGTACCCGTCTGGCTCTGGCCACCTGGAACCTGCAGTCGTGCTCCAACGCCATGATGGGAAACATCTGGGAGCTGGATAACCAAATCTGA